GCGGCAGAGCATCGCCATTCCATGCTTCTGGTTCTTCAGGGCATGGATGGTGCGGGCAAGGACAGCCTCATTCTCAATGTCATGACCGGGATGAACCCGCAGGGTACCAAGGTCGTGTCATTCAAGAAGCCGAGCGATATCGAGCTCTCTCATGACTATCTATGGCGCGTTCACATGGCGATACCGAGCCGTGGCCAGGTAGGGGTGTTCAACCGCAGCCATTACGAGGATGTACTCGTTGCCCGAGTTCATGCAGACACGCTCGATGCGAGAGGCATGAAGGGTGATCCGACAAAGCGGGAGTTCTGGGACCACCGCCTGCAGGATATCCGCGATTTCGAGGCCTATCTGGGCCGGCAGGGCATCCATATTCTCAAGGTCATGCTGCACATGTCGCCCGAGTGTCAGCAGGAGCGTTTGCTGCGTCGTCTTCATCGGCCGGACAAGCGCTGGAAGTTCGATGAGAGCGATCTGGCGGAACGTCAGTTCTGGCCCGCTTACCAGACAGCCTATGAAGAAGCGATCCGGGCGACGGCGACCGAGCACGCGCCCTGGCTTGTCGTGCCGTCAAACAAGAAATGGTATTCGCGTCTGGTGGTGATGGAAGCTCTGATTGCAAGGCTTGAGAGCCTGAGCCCGGAGCCACCACCGCCCTCGCCTGAGATTCTCGAAAATCTCGGTCGGCTCGAAGCCAAGATCAAGGCGAGCAAGATACTCGGCTGATCTTACCCATCCTGCAAGGTCGCCTCCTTTGGCGGCCCTTGCAGGGTGGAAGCGTAAGGGTTGTCAGTGCGCCTCCTTACGCGCCGTCCTGATCTGCTCGCGCATCTCCTCAGCCGAGATGGCACCGGGAATGATCGCACTCGTACCGAAAACGAAGGTCGGTGTGCCATCGAGGCCGATCAGCCTTGCTTCGGCCAGATTCTCGTTGATCTGCGCGGCAACGCTCGAGGCGTGCATGTCAGTCACCAGCTTGTCCGCATTGAGCCCATTGGCCGTAGCGAGCTGACGGATACGATCCAGAGTAGGGGGCGTCGTGTCCTGCATAAGGGCGCGTTTCATCTTTTCGTAGCCGCCCTGCAGCGCGGCGGCGAAAATGGCCTGCGTGTCCAGCACGCTTTTCTCGCTCAGCACCGGTACCAGCTTTTCGACTAGGCGCAGCTTGCTGTCCGATTTCAGAAGGGCATCGACAACGGGCACCATGCTGCGGCAATAGCCGCAGCGCGGGTCGAGAAACTCCACAATGGTCAGATCGCCCTGCGGGTTGCCGCGCACCGTGTAGTCGGGCCCCTTTTGCAGACGCTCACGATCGGAGCGAACATGGGTGAGGGCGTCATCTGCTGCTTTCTGCTGGGCGCCCTGACGCAGGGCTACGATGGCATCGCTCAGAATGCTCGGGTCATTCTTCAGGGCGTCGCGCAGGATCGTCACGATCTCGGCGCGCTGGGCCGGGCTGAAAGACGATTCCGCAGCGGCAGACGCAGTACTGGGGGCAGCAAGGGCCGGAACGGCGGTCGACACGGTCAGACCAAGGGCGAGAAAAGTGCCGGCAAGCCGGGCACGGGTCGGGCGGGTCATGAGGACGATCCTGCTGGTCGTGAAAGACATGGGCGTGAAGAAAACGCGCTCCTGCATAGGCCAGCAAAAGCGATTTCGCAAAACCGGAGCCGGGCGCGCGGTTGCCCATCGTCCGGATCACGGTTAGATGCGTTAACGAACCCAATTTCCAGACAGTTGCTTCTTCGGCCCCCGAAGATACCATCCCTGTCCGGAACAGTAGAGAAAAGGCTTGCCGGGTCATGGAGACACCGCACGTGGCGCATCGTCAGTCGAATGCCCCCTGTCGCCCCGCAGGGCGCTTTGCGCTCAAGGCAGGGTTGCGCCCGGCTTGTGCCCTTACGGCAGCCATGCTGCTCGCCGGGTGCAGCGATGTCGCGCATATCGGTCACAGCCTGTTTGGCAAGACCACCCCCATCGTGACGGGCTATATCGGCACGGTAGTCGCCGATGAGCCACGTGCGGCCCTGATCGGGCGCGATGTGCTGGTGCATGGCGGCAACGCAGCCGATGCTGCGGCTGCGGTGGGGATGGCACTGTCGGTCACCCTGCCATCGCGTGCCTCTCTGGGCGGTGGTGGCGCCTGCCTGGCCACACGCGCCAACGAGGCCCCCCAGGCTTTCGTGTTCCTGCCCGGTTCAGCCAGCGCTTCGGGTGCAGCCACGCGTCAGGCGGCGATACCGATGACGCCGCGTGGGTTGTTCACCATGCAGCTTCGCTACGGCACCGTCGAATTTGCTGATATTCTTGGTCCGTCCGTTCGCCTTGCCCGCAGCGGCACCACAGTCAGCCGCGTGCTGGCCAACGATATTGCTGCGGTACAGAACCCCCTCTTCGCCGATGACGCCGCACGTAGCGTTTTCAGCCGTCCCGATGGCGCGCCGCTGCAAAATGGCGATGCGCTGGTGCAGCCCCAGCTGGCAAGTTTTCTGGAACGCATGACCAATGTTGGTGTGGGCGATCTGTATAACGGGGCGCTTGGCGGGATCTTCGTTGAAGGGGCCAACAAGGCAGGGGGCGGCCTTTCGACCACAGCGTTGCGTAACGCCATGCCAGCGCAGATCGCGCCGCTTCAGGTCGAGCAGGATGGCTATGTGGCCTCGTTCCTGCCGCCGCCTGCTGATGGTGGGCTTGGTGCCGCGGCGGCGTTCCACTCCGGCGCTTCCGCGCAGAGCGTGGTGGCAACGTGGCGCAGCGAAGACCGTCATGGCCTGAGCAATGACGCCCTCCTAAGCGCTGCGCAGACCCTGGTGAATGGCGGATCCAGCCGCGGTGGCTCCCTGCCGTCGCTTCCGGCCTCGACCTCCTTTGTCGTGACAGACAACAAGGGCGGCGCTGTGGCCTGCGCCCTGACCGACAACAATTTGTTCGGCACAGGTCGTATGGCTGAAGGAACGGGCGTGCTGCTGGCTGCGGCACCGGGGCGCTATCCGGCACCGCTTCTGGCTGCTGCCATCGTGCAGCGTCGTGGCACCCTGACTGGTGCCGCCGCCGCCTCCGGTCAGAACGATGCAGCCGATGCGCTGGCTCAGGCTGCACGGGCGATCGTCTCTGGCACGACGGTGCCGCATGAAGGGCAGGGGCGCGTCAATGCCTCGGTTTGCAAGGGCGGCAATTGTCAGGGTGATACCGATCCGCGTGGTGGCGGTCTCTCGGTGGGCAGTGTGAACAACTGATCCTGCGTGATCTCTCGCTTTTGGGCCATCGAGGCCGGATGCGGGAGTATGAATTGTTTGCAGAAACGACACTTATACCCCCTGGAAACAGGGGGTATTTTTTATGTCCGTCCCCTTGTGTAAAAGGGGCGTGATCATGATATGTTCTCAAGAACAAATGTGAACGATCAACACGAATCGCTCCGCCCCGATTGCCGATTTTCATGAGTTCGGCAACACTGGTGTGAGCGGAGGACAGGATATGAGCGTGGACAGGACGAAAGCACTCGAAGGTGCGCTGAGCCAGATCGAACGGGCTTTCGGCAAGGGGTCGATCATGCGCATGGGGCAGCGCCCCAAGGAGCAGGCCGATGTGATCTCCACCGGCTCGCTGGGCCTCGATATCGGCCTCGGTATCGGCGGTCTGCCGCGCGGCCGTATCATCGAGATCTACGGCCCTGAAAGCTCCGGCAAGACGACACTGGCGCTTCATGCTATTGCCGAAGCCCAGAAGAAGGGCGGAACCTGCGCCTTTATCGATGCTGAACATGCGCTCGATCCGGGTTATGCCCGCAAGCTTGGTGTGGATGTCGACAATCTTCTGCTCAGCCAGCCTGACGCTGGTGAACAGGCTCTGGAAATTGCCGATACGCTGGTGCGTTCCGGTGCCGTCGATGTGCTGGTGGTCGACTCCGTGGCGGCACTGGTGCCGCGTGCGGAACTTGAGGGCGATATGGGCGACAGCCATGTCGGTCTTCATGCCCGTCTGATGAGCCAGGCCCTGCGCAAGCTGACTGGCACAGTCTCGCGCTCGAACACGATGGTGATTTTCCTCAACCAGATCCGCATGAAGATCGGCGTGATGTTCGGCAATCCCGAGACCACGACCGGTGGTAACGCGCTCAAATTCTACGCGTCGGTGCGTCTGGATATCCGCCGTATCGGTTCGATCAAGGACCGCGACGAGGTGGTGGGCAACCAGACACGCGTGAAGGTGGTCAAGAACAAGATGGCCCCGCCTTTCCGTCAGGTCGAATTCGACATCATGTACGGCGAGGGCATCAGCAAGGTCGGCGAACTGATCGATCTGGGCGTCAAGGCCAATATCGTCGAGAAATCGGGTGCCTGGTTCTCGTATGATAGCACCCGCGTGGGTCAGGGGCGTGAGAATGCCAAGCAGTTCCTGCGCGATCACCCCGAGATGGCAGCCGATATCGAACGTCGTATCCGCGAGCAGGCAGGCGTGGTGGCTGAGGCCATGATGACCTCGCCGGAAGATCAGGAAGACGAAGCCGAAGCCTGAGTCCCGTCATCCCTGTCGCAGGCAGGGTAGCGCGAGACTGAATTGAAAAGACCCGCTGCATCCCCGGCGATGCAGCGGGTCTTTCTGTGGGTCATTCAGCGCAGACTGCCAGATATCGTACCGGGGGGACTCAACGCCCGCACGGCAAGCTCTCGCTGCCGGTTTTTACGCCTGACCCTGAGACTGGCTGAAGCCTCCGGCATCAAATGACTTGGGGGGCGCCCAATAGGCGGCGGCCAGTTCGTTCTGGCAGATTTCGATCTGTTCCTGAATCCAGTGCATACATTCATGCAGCCCACGAATGATGATTTCCTCGGCTGTCTGGTCATCCAGCATGGCCCGTAATTCGCCAAGGCGCTCCTGCACCGCCGAGCTTTGCTTGCGCAGGTTGTAATGTGTTGCGAGGGCACCCAGGACAGAATCGGCATGACGCAGGTTGAGCGCGAGCGAGCGCGGAAACCCCTCATTCTTGAGCAGGAAACCGACCACATTGGCAGGCGTAGTCGTCACCGGTTTGAGACGGCGAAAGGCGTGATAGGCCGCAGCCGAGCGCAGCACGGACGCCCATTGTGTCATATCGATTTCCGACCCCACCTCGGCAGCATCGGGTAGGAGCGTATGATAGCGCGTGTCGATCAGTCGTGTGATCTGGTCACTGCGCTCCAGATGCCGACCCAGCAGATAGAACAGCCAGGCCTGATCGCGATAGAGCGTCCCTTCCGTCACACCGGCATGAGACTGGCACTCCTGCTTGATGCGGTTGCACAGGGCCGAAAGCCCTGTGCGTCGTATGTCGCCGGGCGTGAGGTCCAGCATCCAGCGCGTGAATACATTGAGCTGCATCCACATTTCGGTCGAGATAAGGGGGCGTGCAGAGCGGGCATTTTCGCGCACGGCGTGGGCCATGGCCCGGATCGAACTCGGGTTGGAGCAATCCGTGATGTAAAAGCACAGATAATCCTCCTCCCTCGCGGCAGGATAGAGGGCGCGAAACCGCTCTTCATCGCTGTTGATGTGAACGATTGAATCCCATACCGGGCGGCCATCGGCACCCCGCACGAAAGCCTCGGTTACTTCGAGCACGCGGGCGAGGTTTTCGATGCGCTCCATATAGCGTGCAAGCCACATCATGTTCTCGGCATAGCGCGAGAGCAGGGTGTTCAGGTCGGGCTGTATGCCTGAGACATAGGGGTTGAAGCGGCTCATGCTGACATCACCCAGGTATCCTTCGAGCCACCTCCCTGCGATGAATTTACCACCAGAGACCCCTTTCGCAACGCGACGCGGGACAGCCCGCCAGGCAGAACCCAGGTAGATTGCCCTGTCACCGCGAAGGGGCGCAGATCGACGTGACGCCCTTCCACACCGGCGGGGCAGAGTGTCGGCACGACAGAAAGATCGATGACGGGCTGGCTGATGTAATTGGCCGGATTTTCGATCAGCTTCTCGCGAAAGGCCTCAAGCTCGCTTTCAGTCGCATGGGGTCCGATGATGAGACCATAGCCTCCGGAATCGCCGACGGGCTTCACCACGAGATTGGCGAGATTATCGAGCGTGTGGGCAAGGCCTTCGGGCTCAGCACAGATGTGGGTTTCCACACTGTCGAGAATAGGATCCTCGTCGAGATAGTAGCGAATGATGCGGGGCATATAGGCATAGATGGCCTTGTCATCGGCCACCCCGGTGCCCAGCGCATTGGCGAGGGTCACATTGCCACGACAATAGGCTTCGACGAGGCCCGGCACACCCAGCAGGCTCTCGGGATTGAAAGCTAGTGGATCAAGGAACGCGTCGTCGATACGGCGGTAGATCGAGTGGACAGGGCGCAGCCCGGCAACGGTGCGCATGAAGACATGATGATCTTCAACCACCAGATCACGCCCCTCGACGAGCGGCACACCCATTTCACGGGCCAGAAACACGTGCTCGAAATAGGCGGAATTATACATGCCCGGCGAAAGCAGAACCACTTGCGGGTCCGTCACGCCCTTGGGGGCCACGTCGCATAGGGCGCGATGCAGCCTGACGCCATAATCCTCGACAGAGCGGAGCTTGATGCCCGAGGCCAGATCAGGCAGCAGGCGCAGCATCATGTGGCGGTTTTCGATGACGTAGGAGACCCCGGAAGGAGTGCGTGCATTGTCCTCAAGCACGAGGAAGCGCCCCGAGCGGTCGCGTATGAGGTCAGTGCCGTTGATGTGGACATACACACCGCCCGGCACGTCCACCCCGATCATCGCCTCGCAGTAATTGGCATTCTTAAGCACGAGATCGGCAGGGACGATGCCATCATCCAGAATACGGCGCTCGTGATAGATGTCCCACAGAAAGAGATTGATGGCCTTGACGCGCTGCTGCACGCCCTTCTCGACAAATGCCCATTCCTCAGCCGTGAGCAGGCGGGGGATCATGTCGAAAGGCAGGATACGATCGATGGCCTCACGTTCAGTATAGACCGTAAAGGTGATACCCAGACGCCAGAGCAGGTTTTCTGCGTCAGTCGTTCGCTCGCGCAGGTCGGAAAGGGTGAGATGGGCCAGACGTTCCTGCACCTTCTGCAGGGCTTCGGGCAGTTCACTGCCCCGGTTCATCAGCTCGCAGTAAAAGGCGGGCGTGTCATAGGTCGAAAAAATACCGGCTTCGTGGATGGGCGAGGCGTCGAGCGCCATATTTTCTCACCTTCTTGTTGGGGAGGGTCTGGTGTATCCTGAACCGAAACGTTACGGTTGTTTATTAAACTACCAAAATTCGTGACTTGCCAAGCACTAAAAGAAAGGCTGTTCCGGGCGGGTTCGCCGGTTTATTGCTGTCAAACAGAATATCGGCCCAATGGTTGCAAGGCGCTGCCTGAACCGGCGGCGGGCGGCAGGGGGCAGGCCTCATGGAGGGCGCACGATGGTCCCTGACGGCACCTCATCGGGGCAGGCAGGAGACATGCAGGGAAAGCGCAGGCAAGGGAGTGTCATGAAACCAGGCCCAGCGGGGCGCGCAGGATGAGCCGGCCAGTGCTGCTCAATCATCGCACGTCCTATCGTTACGACCGGATGGTGTCGCTTGGCCCGCAAACGATCCGTTTGCGGCCGCCATCGCGCACGCGCAATGCGATCATGACCTATGCGCTTTCAATAGGGCCGGATCATGCCGGACTGGACTGGCATCACGACAGACATGGCAACATGGTCTCCGAGGTGCGTTTCTCCGATCGCATGTCGCAATTCGTGGTTGATGTGAGCATGATTGTTGATCTCGCCCCCTATGATCCGCTGGGCATGGGCGTGAGATCGTCTGACGGTGAAATGGCGCTCGATCAGGCCTATCGCCGCCCCGTGACGGACGATGCGGTGCTGGTCCCGTTTCTGTCTGCCGAAGACGCATCGCCGATCGGGAGCCCTCTCGAACGCCTGTCCAGGCTGGCGCGTCGCATCGCGACCAGGCTGCACTACATGCGCCGCATGGAGCCAGGTGTCTGGAGCCCTCATGAAACCCTGAAACGCGAGGCCGGGTCTTGTCGTGACAGCGCGTGGCTGCTGATCGCCCTGGCGCGTCATATGGGTTACGCAGCGCGTTTCGTCTCGGGCTATCTCATCGAGCCTTCTGCCCTTCAGGCTGATCCGGACCGCCTGACCTGTGACCTGCATGCCTGGGCCGAAATTCTGGTGCCGGAGCATGGCTGGGTGGGGTTTGACACGACATCGGGTCTGATCGCAGCGCAGAACCATATTCCGCTCGCCGCTTCGGACACGCCTGATGCCGCCGCACCGATCTCAGGGTTGCTGGATCAGTGTCAGGCGGAATTCGATGTGATGATGCAGGCGCATTTTCTGCATCGGGCGTAGTATCATGGCGGACGAGGCGGGAACCAAAGCCGTCACGCGCAGTTCCGGGTCATAACCTCATCGGGATGATCAGATCGTGAAGCTTTTTTCGTGCGAATGCTGCGCTCAGCCGCTCTTTTTTGAAAATACGAGGTGCGAGTCATGCCATCACGAAGTGGGGTATCTGCATAAGCTGGCCGATCTGACAGCGCTCAATCCCGCCGAGGAACCCGGAAAATGGTATCCGATGGAGCCGGGTCTTGAGGATCAGGTGCATGTCTATTGCGCCAACCGTCAGTATGACGCCT
The sequence above is drawn from the Asaia bogorensis NBRC 16594 genome and encodes:
- a CDS encoding PPK2 family polyphosphate kinase, with the protein product MTELTLGLARKLPGKYLVSDGRDFELKSVRPQDHGGLHKGHVEAWLDKRRAHLGALQERLAAEHRHSMLLVLQGMDGAGKDSLILNVMTGMNPQGTKVVSFKKPSDIELSHDYLWRVHMAIPSRGQVGVFNRSHYEDVLVARVHADTLDARGMKGDPTKREFWDHRLQDIRDFEAYLGRQGIHILKVMLHMSPECQQERLLRRLHRPDKRWKFDESDLAERQFWPAYQTAYEEAIRATATEHAPWLVVPSNKKWYSRLVVMEALIARLESLSPEPPPPSPEILENLGRLEAKIKASKILG
- a CDS encoding DsbA family protein, with product MTRPTRARLAGTFLALGLTVSTAVPALAAPSTASAAAESSFSPAQRAEIVTILRDALKNDPSILSDAIVALRQGAQQKAADDALTHVRSDRERLQKGPDYTVRGNPQGDLTIVEFLDPRCGYCRSMVPVVDALLKSDSKLRLVEKLVPVLSEKSVLDTQAIFAAALQGGYEKMKRALMQDTTPPTLDRIRQLATANGLNADKLVTDMHASSVAAQINENLAEARLIGLDGTPTFVFGTSAIIPGAISAEEMREQIRTARKEAH
- a CDS encoding gamma-glutamyltransferase, translating into METPHVAHRQSNAPCRPAGRFALKAGLRPACALTAAMLLAGCSDVAHIGHSLFGKTTPIVTGYIGTVVADEPRAALIGRDVLVHGGNAADAAAAVGMALSVTLPSRASLGGGGACLATRANEAPQAFVFLPGSASASGAATRQAAIPMTPRGLFTMQLRYGTVEFADILGPSVRLARSGTTVSRVLANDIAAVQNPLFADDAARSVFSRPDGAPLQNGDALVQPQLASFLERMTNVGVGDLYNGALGGIFVEGANKAGGGLSTTALRNAMPAQIAPLQVEQDGYVASFLPPPADGGLGAAAAFHSGASAQSVVATWRSEDRHGLSNDALLSAAQTLVNGGSSRGGSLPSLPASTSFVVTDNKGGAVACALTDNNLFGTGRMAEGTGVLLAAAPGRYPAPLLAAAIVQRRGTLTGAAAASGQNDAADALAQAARAIVSGTTVPHEGQGRVNASVCKGGNCQGDTDPRGGGLSVGSVNN
- the recA gene encoding recombinase RecA; the encoded protein is MSVDRTKALEGALSQIERAFGKGSIMRMGQRPKEQADVISTGSLGLDIGLGIGGLPRGRIIEIYGPESSGKTTLALHAIAEAQKKGGTCAFIDAEHALDPGYARKLGVDVDNLLLSQPDAGEQALEIADTLVRSGAVDVLVVDSVAALVPRAELEGDMGDSHVGLHARLMSQALRKLTGTVSRSNTMVIFLNQIRMKIGVMFGNPETTTGGNALKFYASVRLDIRRIGSIKDRDEVVGNQTRVKVVKNKMAPPFRQVEFDIMYGEGISKVGELIDLGVKANIVEKSGAWFSYDSTRVGQGRENAKQFLRDHPEMAADIERRIREQAGVVAEAMMTSPEDQEDEAEA
- a CDS encoding alpha-E domain-containing protein, producing the protein MSRFNPYVSGIQPDLNTLLSRYAENMMWLARYMERIENLARVLEVTEAFVRGADGRPVWDSIVHINSDEERFRALYPAAREEDYLCFYITDCSNPSSIRAMAHAVRENARSARPLISTEMWMQLNVFTRWMLDLTPGDIRRTGLSALCNRIKQECQSHAGVTEGTLYRDQAWLFYLLGRHLERSDQITRLIDTRYHTLLPDAAEVGSEIDMTQWASVLRSAAAYHAFRRLKPVTTTPANVVGFLLKNEGFPRSLALNLRHADSVLGALATHYNLRKQSSAVQERLGELRAMLDDQTAEEIIIRGLHECMHWIQEQIEICQNELAAAYWAPPKSFDAGGFSQSQGQA
- a CDS encoding circularly permuted type 2 ATP-grasp protein, with product MALDASPIHEAGIFSTYDTPAFYCELMNRGSELPEALQKVQERLAHLTLSDLRERTTDAENLLWRLGITFTVYTEREAIDRILPFDMIPRLLTAEEWAFVEKGVQQRVKAINLFLWDIYHERRILDDGIVPADLVLKNANYCEAMIGVDVPGGVYVHINGTDLIRDRSGRFLVLEDNARTPSGVSYVIENRHMMLRLLPDLASGIKLRSVEDYGVRLHRALCDVAPKGVTDPQVVLLSPGMYNSAYFEHVFLAREMGVPLVEGRDLVVEDHHVFMRTVAGLRPVHSIYRRIDDAFLDPLAFNPESLLGVPGLVEAYCRGNVTLANALGTGVADDKAIYAYMPRIIRYYLDEDPILDSVETHICAEPEGLAHTLDNLANLVVKPVGDSGGYGLIIGPHATESELEAFREKLIENPANYISQPVIDLSVVPTLCPAGVEGRHVDLRPFAVTGQSTWVLPGGLSRVALRKGSLVVNSSQGGGSKDTWVMSA
- a CDS encoding transglutaminase family protein, whose translation is MSRPVLLNHRTSYRYDRMVSLGPQTIRLRPPSRTRNAIMTYALSIGPDHAGLDWHHDRHGNMVSEVRFSDRMSQFVVDVSMIVDLAPYDPLGMGVRSSDGEMALDQAYRRPVTDDAVLVPFLSAEDASPIGSPLERLSRLARRIATRLHYMRRMEPGVWSPHETLKREAGSCRDSAWLLIALARHMGYAARFVSGYLIEPSALQADPDRLTCDLHAWAEILVPEHGWVGFDTTSGLIAAQNHIPLAASDTPDAAAPISGLLDQCQAEFDVMMQAHFLHRA